In Pseudobacteroides sp., the genomic window AAACCACATAAGTAAAAAGAAAAAAAGAAACAAAGGCGAGCTGGACAGCTTCTATATTCAGGATAATCACCCACCAATTATACCAAGGGCTGAATGGGAACAGGTCCAGATGGAAATGAAAAATCGTGCTGAGCTAAAAGGAAACTTTAAAGGCTCAGATAAATATAGAAACCGTTACCCACATTCAGGGATGCTTTATTGCGGTAAATGCAATGCTGTGTTAAAACGAAGGACCTGGAACAGTAAGTTTTCATGCAGAAAGATTGTATGGCAGTGCAGCAATTATATTAAGAATGGCAAAGACGCCTGTGAAGGAACTGTCATTGATGATGAAACCATAAGCAGGCTTGATATAAAGGAACCAACAGTTATAAGGGAGGAAATCAAGAATGGCAAGAAACATTACAGTTATTCCGGCAAGGGCTAATAGAAGCAGCTTGGCAGAAAAT contains:
- a CDS encoding recombinase family protein is translated as MVKRIFAEYLSGKGAFKIAKVLNSEDVSTVTGAKWTEASILDILKNEKYEGDIILQKTYRENHISKKKKRNKGELDSFYIQDNHPPIIPRAEWEQVQMEMKNRAELKGNFKGSDKYRNRYPHSGMLYCGKCNAVLKRRTWNSKFSCRKIVWQCSNYIKNGKDACEGTVIDDETISRLDIKEPTVIREEIKNGKKHYSYSGKG